The DNA window TATAATTTGgacaatctttttttttgttaagctAATTTTTTGAGTTATGACTAGTAAAATAAAGTTCTAGACCTAATTTAATAAGggaaaaaaagtatttatcatAAATTCCATTTGTAATTTTCTTTAGGAGGTAACAAAAGTAAAAGACAAGAGATTGTACCATCAGTTGCATTGTCGGACGGATCACAAGAGAATTAATTAAGCTCTACTTTATAtatgaaaagttgaaaacaaaaggaaaatcaaTAAACACTTTATTAATTGTTAATGCAAGAGTTAAACTAACTAATATATATCAATAATGTAAAATAAACTATTATTAAAATTGATACGTATGATTAATTTAACTATCTAATAgacgaataaaaatatacacaaaaaaattccAAAGTTGAATCTAAAGTCACTACAACAAAAGAGACATTTTGTGGTAATATATTTTCCTATTAGCaataattgagttaatgtcaTTGCATCCAGAATCACTAAAACTTTTAGCAGTATTTATATAGAgtgttattataattatatactcatatttattattgcCGTTAAATATAATATGGAGACAATTATATTATTGTCGCTAAAtcttttatttgttgtattgAATCACTAAATGAAACATTTTATTAAAAGTTAATATGTTAATTCGATTGTCTAAATGAAATATCTTTAGAATTATGAGTATTAGTGTGCGAAAATATTGTAATGTGTAGTGagatttttatttgaaagaaaGAGTGGAGAGAAcgaaaaatattctaaatctCCAATTTATTCACTACTGAAAAGAGCGAAACATTATGTATTAGGAATACGTTTCAATGTAATCTGAAGTTTTTGAGTTATACGACGTTGTTGAATTGTTGTATCATGAAGGAGATAAGGCAAGAGTTCTACTGCTGAATCGATGTAAATTATATTGCAGTAGACTCAAATATTCTTAAAAAGAGCACCTCaacttaaatatttatctttttaatcgTAATTTACTATAATTTGTGATATATACACGAACGGTAACTATGCCACTAGTATAGAAGTGTGTGGGAGAGATGGTCCAAAAACATGTTTTTGTGAGGTGTCGATATGTTTGCTACTCTTTTGGCCGACCCAACTTAAATGCTCtctccctttttctttttctcaccAGACAATTCTCCTTCTcctctctttcctttttctacCACATtaatatttacttatatataaataaataaacatctACAACAACTTATACCAATTCTTTTATAATCTCTATAGGTATTTTTGTGATATCATTTATGAGATGGAACTTGAGCTTGGTCTTGGTCTTGCACTTCCTAATTCCCATTTTGTTAGTCCTATCAAATCTTCCTACCTAAATGACAACATTAATATTGACACATTTGATGACAACTTCTCAGAAATGAAGAAGATTAATAATGATGATGGTAGCAACAAAGTTGAAGGTAAAACATTGTCTTTGCTTATATGGAATGGCCAAccaaatgaagaagaagatgataatgatgatggtcatcaaaaaaggagaaattttGAAGCTTGTTATAATCAGTAAGTTTATGTTACAAAATGTGTGTAGTATAAATTATCTGCTATTTGTtgtaaatatattattacatGTTTATGTGTAGTTTCATTCATACCTTTACAAACTCTTCGTTGAAGGCGGAGTTAGATAGGGTCTAAGGATTTATTCGAAGTCCTTtgaaggaaatttattttagttatatatagtTAAAAGTATTTCATAGTAGATGTTGGATcacttttaactttttcaaatttatttatttactttatcatattttaaactctctTACTGAAAACTATGACTGCACCACTGCTCCTCATTGATCTCTCATATCATAATCTACTTGAACATACTTGTATATGTACTTGGAAACTTGGAGTTtatttgaattgacttattttttagtgtttttaagtcaaaacagATTTTAAACATTGGTATATTGTTTGGCCATTTGggtaagattaaaaaaatactttaaacaCTTGTTATTAAGTCAAAATAAGTCCAGAatcataagttagaaatcctaaTTAATGGTTTTGACTTATAATTTCTTGTCTAACAATATTGTTATTCTTTTAGTTTAATTTCCTAAGTGtattaaaaatcattatttttagcTGATCTTGggatatattaattattactaattaataaatatgaatttgtgATGCAGGGAATTCAAGGAAGAAAATGGAGTAGTGGGGTGGCCACCAATTAAATCATGGagaaaaaaacttattcatGGGATTAATCATGAAGTTGGAtggaacaaaaataataataatattaatcataGACACAATATTGGAATTAGAAATTCCATGTATGTGAAGGTTAAAATGGAAGGAGTAGCCATTGGAAGAAAAATTGatctaatattatataattCTTACCAAATCCTTACTAACACCTTGCTCCAAATGTTTCATAAATGTAAGTAATTAATTCACTcctattattatataaaaatatgaaaattaaaatagcatgtcctcttttctttttttcacaaaatatcaataaggaattAATTAAGAATTGAATTAATAAGTTTGGTTAATTTATATGCAGCACATGAGAGTTGTGATGAAAATGATGGACGCTTTACAGTATTGTACCAAGACAAAGAAGGAGATTGGATGCTTGCTGGAGATGTACCTTGGGAGTATGTACCTTACCTCTTCTAtcctagtgtgattcacataaATTCAGTAACTTTTACTCTTACTTTAGATACGTATTCAAAAATTTACTAACATCTCTAGATGAATATTTGATTGTAAACCTGattattattgtatatattaacttgaaattgtgtaaaatttataaacttcaaattcagGAGTGCTCGGTTGCTACAccattatttatatttgatctatgacaagtaaaatataaattagaaaTTGTTGTTTCCAGTATTTATTCAGAGGATATATAATGGTTTAATTTTGCAGAACATTCATGGAGACAGTTCAAAGAATACAGATACTAAGGA is part of the Solanum stenotomum isolate F172 chromosome 8, ASM1918654v1, whole genome shotgun sequence genome and encodes:
- the LOC125872724 gene encoding auxin-responsive protein IAA29-like, which codes for MELELGLGLALPNSHFVSPIKSSYLNDNINIDTFDDNFSEMKKINNDDGSNKVEGKTLSLLIWNGQPNEEEDDNDDGHQKRRNFEACYNQEFKEENGVVGWPPIKSWRKKLIHGINHEVGWNKNNNNINHRHNIGIRNSMYVKVKMEGVAIGRKIDLILYNSYQILTNTLLQMFHKSHESCDENDGRFTVLYQDKEGDWMLAGDVPWETFMETVQRIQILRNWKSRRSTRKSSHIS